The Agromyces marinus genome window below encodes:
- a CDS encoding enoyl-CoA hydratase/isomerase family protein produces the protein MIEIEITDGVAEVVLNAPEKLNALDPAALAELGAAYDEAEAAGVRALVLRGEGRAFCAGRDIAGVDPLEDDVQGYLGGLVEPLLKRMSQLPAPTFAVAHGACLGVGLGLLIASDIVYVADTAKIGSPFKNLGATLDSGGHALFVERLGAHRTMDLIVTGRLMTGAEAVASGLFSQVHPADDVLDAARAAARTAASGPTQAFVASKRLVASLRDERLGLWDSMAEENRAQAALCDTDDYREGFAAFQAKRAPEFTGRA, from the coding sequence ATGATCGAGATCGAGATCACGGACGGCGTGGCCGAGGTCGTGCTGAACGCACCGGAGAAGCTCAACGCGCTCGACCCGGCGGCGCTCGCCGAGCTCGGCGCGGCGTACGACGAGGCCGAGGCGGCGGGCGTGCGCGCCCTCGTGCTGCGCGGCGAAGGGCGCGCGTTCTGCGCCGGCCGCGACATCGCGGGCGTCGACCCGCTCGAGGACGACGTGCAGGGCTACCTCGGCGGCCTCGTCGAGCCCCTCCTGAAGCGGATGTCGCAGCTGCCCGCTCCCACGTTCGCCGTCGCCCACGGTGCGTGCCTGGGGGTGGGCCTCGGCCTGCTCATCGCGAGCGACATCGTCTACGTCGCCGACACCGCGAAGATCGGCTCGCCATTCAAGAACCTCGGTGCGACGCTCGACTCGGGCGGGCACGCGCTGTTCGTCGAACGGCTCGGCGCGCACCGCACCATGGACCTCATCGTGACCGGGCGGCTCATGACCGGCGCCGAAGCCGTCGCATCCGGGCTGTTCTCGCAGGTGCACCCGGCCGACGACGTGCTCGACGCGGCGCGGGCCGCGGCTCGGACCGCGGCATCCGGCCCGACGCAGGCCTTCGTCGCATCGAAGCGGCTCGTGGCGTCGTTGCGCGATGAACGCCTCGGGCTGTGGGACTCGATGGCCGAGGAGAACCGGGCGCAGGCGGCGCTCTGCGACACCGACGACTACCGCGAGGGGTTCGCCGCGTTCCAGGCCAAGCGCGCGCCCGAGTTCACGGGGCGGGCGTAG
- the paaE gene encoding 1,2-phenylacetyl-CoA epoxidase subunit PaaE: MAAINLGSTGAPPAGAGSLETDAAVADAFLASAVGGDTPPKRRRARFHSLEVAEVRPLTDDSVEVTFAVPDELADDYTYLPGQYVALRRGFDGHELRRSYSICRPPARGSVSVAIKRDLGGRFSTWANSELAAGDVIDVMSPQGTFTSGLDSLDGKHVVGIAAGSGITPLMALAHTVLARSDDARFTLVYTNRSTRDVMFLEELAELKDRYPARLALHHVLSREQRTAPLLSGRIDADKLERMFDGLIPLATVDEWFLCGPFELVQLARDTLEARGVASARVRYELFTTDADRATEPRHGRPVSVERGEQTVAIEFTLDGLSATVESPVSANESILNAALRVRGDVPFACAGGVCGTCRARVVEGSVNMTENYALEPDELERGYVLTCQSHPTSDRVVVDYDV, from the coding sequence ATGGCCGCGATCAACCTGGGCTCCACGGGAGCCCCGCCCGCCGGTGCCGGCTCGCTCGAGACGGATGCCGCGGTCGCCGACGCGTTCCTCGCGAGCGCGGTCGGCGGCGACACCCCGCCCAAGCGGCGGCGCGCCCGGTTCCACTCGCTCGAGGTCGCCGAGGTGCGCCCGCTGACCGACGACTCGGTCGAGGTCACGTTCGCCGTGCCCGACGAGCTCGCCGACGACTACACGTACCTGCCCGGCCAGTACGTCGCGCTTCGCCGCGGGTTCGACGGGCACGAGCTGCGCCGGTCGTACTCGATCTGCCGGCCGCCCGCGCGCGGCAGCGTCTCGGTCGCGATCAAGCGCGACCTCGGCGGGCGCTTCTCGACGTGGGCGAACAGCGAGCTCGCCGCCGGCGACGTGATCGACGTGATGAGCCCGCAGGGCACGTTCACCTCGGGGCTCGACTCGCTCGACGGCAAGCACGTGGTCGGCATCGCGGCGGGATCGGGCATCACCCCGCTCATGGCGCTCGCGCACACCGTGCTCGCACGCTCCGACGACGCGCGGTTCACGCTCGTCTACACGAACCGGTCGACACGCGACGTGATGTTCCTCGAGGAGCTCGCCGAGCTCAAGGACCGCTACCCGGCCCGGCTCGCACTGCACCACGTGCTCTCGCGCGAGCAGCGCACCGCGCCGTTGCTCTCCGGTCGCATCGACGCCGACAAGCTCGAGCGCATGTTCGACGGCCTGATCCCGCTCGCCACGGTCGACGAGTGGTTCCTGTGCGGGCCCTTCGAGCTCGTGCAGCTGGCACGTGACACGCTCGAGGCGCGCGGCGTGGCATCCGCTCGGGTTCGCTACGAGCTGTTCACGACCGACGCGGACCGCGCGACCGAGCCTCGGCACGGCCGCCCGGTCTCCGTCGAGCGCGGTGAGCAGACGGTCGCGATCGAGTTCACGCTCGACGGGTTGTCGGCCACGGTCGAGTCCCCGGTGAGCGCGAACGAGTCGATCCTGAACGCGGCGCTGCGCGTGCGCGGCGACGTGCCGTTCGCGTGCGCGGGCGGCGTGTGCGGCACGTGCCGTGCACGCGTCGTCGAGGGCAGCGTCAACATGACCGAGAACTACGCGCTCGAACCCGACGAGCTCGAGCGCGGGTACGTGCTCACCTGCCAGTCGCACCCGACCTCCGACCGTGTCGTGGTCGACTACGACGTGTGA
- the paaD gene encoding 1,2-phenylacetyl-CoA epoxidase subunit PaaD, with the protein MPADAASRAAWDVAATVTDPEVPVLTIEDLGVLRSVAVDDDGAVHVELTPTYSGCPAMDAMRDDVLLALTHAGYDRVDVRMVLAPAWTTDWMSDAGRDKLRAYGIAPPSGSAPVRDAGPIRVRLAVKCPRCGSLNTRELARFGSTSCKALFECRDCLEPFDSFKVL; encoded by the coding sequence GTGCCGGCCGACGCTGCATCGCGCGCCGCGTGGGACGTCGCGGCGACCGTGACCGACCCCGAGGTGCCGGTGCTGACCATCGAAGACCTCGGCGTGCTGCGCTCGGTCGCGGTCGACGACGACGGCGCCGTGCACGTCGAACTCACCCCGACCTACAGCGGCTGCCCCGCGATGGACGCCATGCGCGACGACGTGCTGCTCGCGCTCACGCACGCCGGCTACGACCGGGTCGACGTCCGCATGGTGCTCGCGCCCGCGTGGACGACCGACTGGATGAGCGACGCCGGCCGCGACAAGCTCCGCGCCTACGGCATCGCGCCGCCGTCCGGCAGCGCGCCCGTCCGCGATGCCGGGCCGATCCGCGTGCGGCTCGCGGTGAAGTGCCCGCGATGCGGCTCGCTGAACACACGCGAACTCGCCCGCTTCGGCTCGACCTCGTGCAAGGCGCTCTTCGAGTGCCGCGACTGCCTCGAGCCCTTCGACTCCTTCAAGGTGCTCTGA
- the paaC gene encoding 1,2-phenylacetyl-CoA epoxidase subunit PaaC, with protein MSVEHPGADLDPHGDVTVDRVALADELAGGGASVAASADVAELALRIGDDALVLSQRLGDWITRAPELEEDVALGNIALDLLGHARSLLHYAGTIDGRSEDDLAYFRDEPDFRNAWLFEQPNGDFAHTIARQLFASTYLVELHRGLESSTDATIAAIAAKASKEVDYHRDHAIQWTLRLAGGTEESRRRMIRAVEQTWPYVGELFVDDELATRLADDGIAPLPSSLRPAFDDVIDAVFAEADLARPEGRLAFVVGGRGRSGGHTEHLGPLLAEMQVLARAHPGASW; from the coding sequence GTGAGCGTCGAGCACCCGGGAGCCGACCTCGATCCGCACGGCGACGTCACGGTCGACCGGGTCGCGCTCGCCGACGAACTCGCCGGCGGCGGTGCGTCGGTCGCGGCATCCGCCGACGTCGCCGAACTCGCCCTCCGCATCGGCGACGACGCGCTCGTGCTCAGCCAGCGCCTCGGCGACTGGATCACCCGCGCCCCCGAGCTCGAGGAGGACGTCGCGCTCGGCAACATCGCCCTCGACCTGCTCGGGCACGCGCGATCGCTGCTGCACTACGCGGGCACCATCGACGGCCGCAGCGAGGACGACCTCGCCTACTTCCGCGACGAGCCCGACTTCCGCAACGCCTGGCTCTTCGAGCAGCCCAACGGCGACTTCGCGCACACCATCGCCCGGCAGCTCTTCGCGTCGACCTACCTCGTCGAGCTGCACCGGGGCCTCGAGTCCTCGACGGATGCCACGATCGCGGCGATCGCCGCGAAGGCGTCGAAGGAGGTCGACTACCACCGCGACCACGCGATCCAGTGGACGCTCCGGCTCGCGGGGGGCACCGAGGAGTCGCGGCGCCGCATGATCCGGGCCGTCGAGCAGACCTGGCCGTACGTCGGGGAGCTGTTCGTCGACGACGAGCTCGCGACCCGGCTCGCAGACGACGGCATCGCGCCGCTGCCCTCGTCGCTGCGGCCCGCGTTCGACGACGTGATCGACGCCGTGTTCGCCGAAGCCGACCTGGCCCGGCCCGAGGGCCGGCTCGCGTTCGTCGTCGGCGGTCGCGGTCGATCCGGCGGGCACACCGAGCACCTCGGGCCGCTGCTGGCCGAGATGCAGGTGCTCGCCCGTGCGCACCCGGGGGCGTCGTGGTGA
- the paaB gene encoding 1,2-phenylacetyl-CoA epoxidase subunit PaaB produces MSTPGETGTETWPLWEVFVRANRGLSHVHVGSLHAPDADMAVRNARDLYTRRNEGVSIWVVPADAITTSDPDAKGAFFESPAGKNYRHAVYYTKSEGVKHL; encoded by the coding sequence ATGAGCACCCCCGGCGAGACCGGCACCGAGACCTGGCCCCTGTGGGAGGTCTTCGTGCGCGCCAACCGCGGCCTCAGCCACGTGCACGTCGGCTCGCTGCACGCGCCCGACGCCGACATGGCCGTCCGCAACGCCCGCGACCTCTACACGCGCCGCAACGAGGGCGTGTCGATCTGGGTCGTCCCGGCCGACGCGATCACGACGAGCGACCCCGACGCCAAGGGCGCCTTCTTCGAGAGCCCGGCCGGCAAGAACTACCGGCACGCGGTGTACTACACGAAGTCCGAGGGGGTGAAGCACCTGTGA
- the paaA gene encoding 1,2-phenylacetyl-CoA epoxidase subunit PaaA: MTAPADPRVAQLDEHRDDDGQARFEELIAQDSRVEPRDWMPEAYRKTLIRQISQHAHSEIIGMQPESNWISRAPSLKRKAILMAKVQDEAGHGLYLYSAAQTLGIGRDEMMQQLIEGKAKYSSIFNYTTPTWADMGAIGWLVDGAAICNQVPLCRASYGPYGRAMVRICKEESFHQRQGFEILLELMQGTDDQKRMAQDAVDRWYWPSLMMFGPPDDESPNSAQSMAWNIKRFSNDDLRQRFVGMLVPQAEVLGVTLPDPNLAWNEERQAYDISEIDWTEFHEVLAGRGPANAERLRRRREAHEEGAWVREAAAEYARKQAANAAAA, from the coding sequence ATGACCGCACCTGCAGACCCGCGCGTCGCGCAGCTCGACGAGCACCGCGACGACGACGGACAGGCCCGCTTCGAAGAGCTCATCGCGCAGGACTCGCGCGTCGAACCGCGCGACTGGATGCCCGAGGCCTACCGCAAGACGCTGATCCGGCAGATCAGCCAGCACGCGCACTCCGAGATCATCGGCATGCAGCCCGAGTCGAACTGGATCTCGCGCGCCCCGAGCCTCAAGCGCAAGGCCATCCTCATGGCCAAGGTGCAAGACGAGGCGGGCCACGGCCTCTACCTCTACTCGGCCGCGCAGACGCTCGGCATCGGGCGCGACGAGATGATGCAGCAGCTCATCGAGGGCAAGGCCAAGTACTCCTCGATCTTCAACTACACGACCCCGACCTGGGCCGACATGGGCGCCATCGGCTGGCTCGTCGACGGCGCCGCCATCTGCAACCAGGTGCCGCTGTGCCGCGCCTCGTACGGCCCCTACGGGCGTGCGATGGTGCGCATCTGCAAGGAGGAGTCCTTCCACCAGCGGCAGGGCTTCGAGATCCTGCTCGAACTCATGCAGGGAACCGACGACCAGAAGCGGATGGCGCAGGACGCCGTCGACCGCTGGTACTGGCCGAGCCTCATGATGTTCGGGCCGCCCGACGACGAGTCGCCGAACTCGGCGCAGTCGATGGCGTGGAACATCAAGCGCTTCTCCAACGACGACCTCCGCCAGCGCTTCGTCGGCATGCTCGTGCCGCAGGCAGAGGTGCTCGGCGTCACCCTGCCCGACCCGAACCTCGCATGGAACGAGGAGCGGCAGGCGTACGACATCAGCGAGATCGACTGGACCGAGTTCCACGAGGTGCTCGCCGGCCGCGGGCCGGCCAACGCCGAGCGCCTGCGCCGCCGGCGCGAAGCACACGAGGAAGGCGCCTGGGTCCGCGAGGCCGCCGCCGAGTACGCCCGCAAGCAGGCCGCGAACGCGGCCGCGGCATGA
- the paaI gene encoding hydroxyphenylacetyl-CoA thioesterase PaaI, producing the protein MTDAATDRTATDRAHEQTTDAAASARPMMQRDLASASLGMVVERDEPGHAVVSMRVRHDMTNGFAITHGGLVFTLADTAFAIACNEDDRVTVAAGADITFLKSTTAGQTLTATAVRRTRSGRTGLYDVSVVDETGDAVAEFRGRSISTNRTI; encoded by the coding sequence ATGACGGATGCCGCGACCGACCGGACCGCCACCGACCGCGCGCACGAGCAGACGACGGATGCCGCGGCATCCGCTCGCCCGATGATGCAGCGCGACCTGGCGTCCGCCTCGCTCGGCATGGTCGTCGAACGCGACGAACCCGGTCACGCCGTCGTCTCCATGCGCGTGCGCCACGACATGACCAACGGATTCGCCATCACCCACGGCGGACTCGTGTTCACCCTGGCCGACACGGCCTTCGCCATCGCCTGCAACGAGGACGACCGCGTCACCGTGGCCGCGGGCGCCGACATCACCTTCCTGAAGTCCACGACCGCCGGCCAGACGCTCACCGCGACCGCGGTCCGGCGCACGCGCAGCGGCCGCACGGGCCTGTACGACGTGAGCGTCGTCGACGAGACCGGCGACGCCGTCGCCGAGTTCCGCGGCCGCTCGATCTCCACCAACCGCACCATCTGA
- the paaK gene encoding phenylacetate--CoA ligase PaaK, with amino-acid sequence MSTTTTAHPTVSGLAPAAPDELDPEERMPRAEIETLQLERLQWTVRHAYENVPLYRRKFDEHGVHPDDIRTLADVAKLPFTTKADLRETYPFGMFAVPMEQVARIHASSGTTGRPTVVGYTHDDLDRWATLVARCLRASGVRPGMKVHNAYGYGLFTGGLGAHAGIEKLGATVIPMSGGQTARQVQLIRDFEPDAIMCTPSYLLTIADAMEEAGIDPRSTSLKVAILGAEPWTNEMRRRIEERMAIDAVDIFGLSEVMGPGVANECVETKDGPHVWEDHFLPEVIDGETGEQLPDGERGELVFTSLTKEAFPVIRYRTRDLTRLLPGTARPGMRRIEKITGRNDDMIILRGVNLFPTQIEELVLGIEHLTPHFILELTRTGHMDDLTVRIERHPDLDVEVCRAATVVLAGRIKEFIGSSVTVRLEEPGTLPRSEGKYRRVYDLREPS; translated from the coding sequence GTGTCGACGACGACCACCGCCCACCCGACCGTGTCCGGGCTCGCCCCCGCCGCCCCCGACGAGCTCGACCCCGAGGAGCGCATGCCGCGCGCCGAGATCGAGACCCTCCAGCTCGAGCGGCTGCAGTGGACCGTGCGGCACGCCTACGAGAACGTGCCGCTGTACCGCCGCAAGTTCGACGAGCACGGCGTGCACCCCGATGACATCCGGACGCTGGCGGATGTCGCGAAGCTCCCCTTCACGACCAAGGCCGACCTGCGCGAGACCTACCCGTTCGGCATGTTCGCCGTGCCCATGGAGCAGGTCGCGCGCATCCACGCCTCGTCGGGCACGACCGGCCGCCCGACCGTCGTCGGGTACACGCACGACGACCTCGACCGCTGGGCGACGCTCGTCGCGCGCTGCCTCCGCGCGAGCGGCGTGCGCCCCGGCATGAAGGTGCACAACGCCTACGGCTACGGCCTGTTCACGGGCGGCCTCGGCGCGCACGCCGGCATCGAGAAGCTCGGCGCGACCGTCATCCCCATGTCGGGCGGGCAGACCGCCCGCCAGGTGCAGCTCATCCGCGACTTCGAGCCCGACGCGATCATGTGCACGCCGAGCTACCTCCTCACGATCGCCGACGCGATGGAGGAGGCGGGCATCGACCCGCGCTCGACCTCGCTCAAGGTCGCGATCCTCGGCGCCGAGCCGTGGACCAACGAGATGCGCCGCCGCATCGAGGAGCGCATGGCCATCGACGCGGTCGACATCTTCGGCCTCAGCGAGGTCATGGGCCCCGGCGTCGCCAACGAGTGCGTCGAGACCAAGGACGGCCCGCACGTCTGGGAAGACCACTTCCTGCCCGAGGTCATCGACGGCGAGACCGGCGAGCAGCTGCCCGACGGCGAGCGCGGCGAGCTGGTCTTCACCTCACTGACGAAGGAGGCCTTCCCGGTCATCCGCTACCGCACGCGCGACCTGACCCGGCTGCTGCCGGGCACCGCCCGCCCGGGCATGCGCCGCATCGAGAAGATCACCGGCCGCAACGACGACATGATCATCCTGCGCGGCGTGAACCTCTTCCCGACGCAGATCGAGGAGCTCGTGCTCGGCATCGAGCACCTGACGCCGCACTTCATCCTCGAGCTCACGCGCACCGGGCACATGGACGACCTCACGGTCCGCATCGAGCGCCACCCCGACCTCGACGTCGAGGTCTGCCGGGCCGCGACCGTCGTGCTCGCCGGGCGCATCAAGGAGTTCATCGGCTCGTCGGTGACCGTGCGGCTCGAGGAGCCCGGCACGCTGCCGCGCAGCGAGGGCAAGTACCGGCGCGTCTACGACCTGCGCGAGCCGAGCTGA
- a CDS encoding TetR/AcrR family transcriptional regulator: MPENVNASQRRGRPGYDQQGILRVAVAAFIEHGYDATSMGVLADRLGLSKSAIYHHFASKDEILDRALDEALGSLEGVLDEPEASVGSAADRLDHVLRGAVRVLVEQLPSVTLLLRVRGNTEVERRALARRRAFDRRVTALVAEAQAEGSLRSDIDVRVVERLLFGMINSIVEWYRPGGREDATRLADDVIAVALDGLRVPAPAAR, translated from the coding sequence ATGCCGGAGAACGTGAACGCATCGCAGCGACGGGGACGACCCGGGTACGACCAGCAGGGCATCCTCCGGGTCGCCGTCGCGGCGTTCATCGAGCATGGGTACGACGCGACGTCGATGGGCGTGCTCGCCGACCGGCTCGGGCTGTCGAAGTCGGCGATCTACCACCACTTCGCGTCGAAGGACGAGATCCTCGACCGGGCGCTCGACGAGGCGCTGGGCTCGCTCGAGGGCGTGCTCGACGAGCCCGAGGCATCCGTCGGCAGCGCGGCCGACCGACTCGACCACGTGCTGCGCGGCGCGGTCCGCGTGCTGGTCGAGCAGTTGCCGTCGGTCACGCTCCTGTTGCGCGTTCGCGGCAACACCGAGGTCGAGCGGCGTGCCCTCGCGCGGCGGCGCGCGTTCGACCGGCGCGTGACCGCGCTCGTGGCCGAGGCGCAGGCCGAGGGGTCGCTGCGCTCCGACATCGACGTGCGCGTCGTCGAGCGGCTGCTGTTCGGCATGATCAACTCGATCGTCGAGTGGTACCGGCCCGGCGGCCGGGAGGATGCGACGCGCCTGGCCGACGACGTCATCGCCGTCGCCCTCGACGGACTCCGCGTGCCGGCCCCCGCCGCGCGCTGA